The following coding sequences lie in one Spirosoma sp. KUDC1026 genomic window:
- a CDS encoding GNAT family N-acetyltransferase has protein sequence METITIRKASASDLNLVQQISRETFIDTFARHNSAADMAAYVEKCFNPEKVHAELTNPNSLFFIAWDADRPVGYLKVNTGGAQTELLDETALEIERIYVNRTHQGRNVGYLLYEKALDIARQKNKEYIWLGVWEENPRAIRFYEKQGFVPFATHLFMLGEDEQTDILMKKTLA, from the coding sequence ATGGAAACAATCACCATCCGCAAAGCCTCTGCCAGCGACCTAAACCTGGTTCAACAGATTAGTCGGGAAACCTTCATTGACACATTTGCCCGGCATAACTCAGCCGCCGACATGGCAGCGTACGTGGAAAAATGTTTCAACCCCGAAAAGGTCCATGCCGAGTTGACCAATCCCAATTCGCTTTTCTTTATTGCCTGGGATGCGGACCGCCCCGTCGGCTATTTAAAAGTGAACACCGGCGGAGCACAGACGGAGCTACTGGATGAGACAGCCCTCGAGATCGAACGGATTTATGTAAACCGTACGCATCAGGGCAGGAACGTCGGCTACCTCCTCTATGAAAAGGCACTGGACATAGCCCGGCAGAAAAACAAAGAATACATCTGGCTGGGCGTTTGGGAAGAAAACCCGAGAGCCATTCGGTTCTACGAAAAACAGGGGTTCGTTCCCTTTGCTACACACCTGTTTATGCTGGGCGAGGATGAGCAGACGGATATTCTTATGAAAAAGACACTGGCCTGA
- a CDS encoding FMN-binding negative transcriptional regulator, with protein sequence MTFSFRCSRFHPIFSTRFPFSRPMYVPRPFQFTDKPELIAFMKRYSFATIVTVREGVPIATQLPFVIDDSTEALRLCAHFSRVNEQARYMETETSLVIFTEPHAYISPSHYDNRESVPTWDYVAVHAYGNGKILPDQEAKTRSLLQTIQFYEPAYLEQWNTLSETYKQSMLQGIVAFELEVTDLQGQKKLSQNKTAAEKQRIIQHLEASEVSGERDVAAYIRTL encoded by the coding sequence ATGACCTTTTCGTTCCGGTGTTCCCGGTTCCATCCGATTTTCTCGACCCGTTTCCCCTTCTCCCGTCCGATGTACGTTCCCAGACCATTCCAGTTTACCGACAAGCCCGAGTTAATTGCGTTCATGAAACGGTACAGCTTTGCTACGATTGTTACCGTCAGGGAAGGCGTTCCGATCGCCACCCAGTTACCGTTCGTTATTGATGACAGCACCGAAGCACTACGGCTCTGCGCCCATTTTTCGCGGGTGAATGAACAGGCCAGGTATATGGAGACCGAAACATCCCTGGTTATCTTCACGGAACCCCACGCCTACATTTCCCCGTCCCACTACGACAACCGGGAGAGCGTTCCCACCTGGGATTACGTAGCCGTCCATGCCTATGGCAACGGAAAAATCCTGCCGGATCAGGAGGCCAAAACTCGTTCCCTGCTCCAGACAATTCAGTTCTACGAACCAGCCTACCTGGAGCAGTGGAATACCCTATCCGAAACCTATAAACAGAGCATGCTGCAGGGAATTGTTGCCTTTGAGCTGGAAGTAACCGATCTGCAGGGGCAGAAGAAATTGAGCCAGAACAAAACGGCGGCTGAAAAACAGCGGATCATACAGCATCTGGAAGCCAGCGAGGTTAGTGGAGAACGGGATGTAGCCGCTTACATCCGTACTCTGTAG